A window of the Planctomycetota bacterium genome harbors these coding sequences:
- a CDS encoding RHS repeat protein, whose translation MPTIYTYNSQHRLVRTDQPGYDITNPTGVITNTTYTGYDANGNVTSRTDGAGINIQSTYDKNNRLITKTYPDLSTVSTSYDAVSNLINISDTNTSTANEFDALNRLTKVTDYMYNPAKVIDYTYWNDGTRKTLSALGSTENYTYDKAKRLKTIAIAGMPGNISGYDYNALGQRTAITLGNSSYVTYTYDATTRWLTGVYNSTSTPTSISTFTYTHDKVGNRVTMAEYNGGSSIAVTYTYGAIYRVLTETMQSGMMWQQKGYTYDAPGNRTMMTVDNGMITSYTYYTYNNANQCVSWTDSSGVGFVDKYDGAGNLITETNTATGV comes from the coding sequence GTGCCGACCATTTATACATATAATAGCCAGCACCGCTTAGTGCGCACCGACCAGCCCGGATATGACATCACGAATCCCACCGGGGTAATCACGAATACCACGTATACGGGATATGATGCTAATGGGAATGTTACCAGCCGAACAGACGGGGCGGGAATAAACATACAATCTACGTATGATAAGAATAATAGGTTGATAACGAAGACTTATCCCGACTTATCAACGGTATCAACTTCTTATGATGCGGTTTCCAACCTTATCAACATAAGTGATACCAATACCTCGACGGCGAACGAGTTCGACGCCTTAAATCGCTTGACAAAAGTCACCGACTATATGTATAATCCGGCTAAGGTGATTGATTATACATATTGGAATGACGGGACGAGGAAGACGCTGTCCGCTTTGGGCTCGACGGAGAACTACACCTACGACAAGGCCAAGCGCCTGAAAACCATCGCGATTGCGGGCATGCCCGGCAATATCTCTGGATATGATTATAACGCCCTGGGGCAAAGGACAGCCATCACTCTGGGCAACAGCTCCTATGTCACCTATACTTATGACGCGACGACCAGGTGGCTGACGGGCGTTTATAACTCAACCTCAACCCCAACCTCAATCTCAACCTTCACCTACACGCACGACAAGGTGGGCAACCGTGTGACGATGGCTGAATACAACGGCGGCTCATCTATTGCGGTGACGTATACCTACGGGGCGATATACCGCGTCCTGACCGAGACGATGCAGAGCGGGATGATGTGGCAGCAGAAAGGTTATACCTATGACGCGCCGGGCAACCGGACGATGATGACCGTGGATAACGGGATGATTACCAGTTACACATATTATACGTATAATAACGCGAACCAGTGCGTGAGCTGGACAGATTCATCAGGCGTGGGCTTCGTGGATAAATACGATGGGGCAGGGAACCTCATAACGGAGACGAATACAGCAACCGGCGTAAT